One part of the Thermococcus sp. genome encodes these proteins:
- a CDS encoding DUF6516 family protein has translation MLRELELLEKNSAVKSYEILDYKEGDSFYFLKIRAELIDGSVLYIREFVSEEEYSYSFQWQKDGKLIVRWDNAPHHRDIETFPHHKHVGSQDNIQPSKKISLEDILRVIEEKIKPSSSTSTPLR, from the coding sequence ATGCTGAGAGAGTTAGAATTGCTTGAGAAGAACTCAGCAGTCAAAAGCTACGAAATTCTAGACTACAAGGAGGGGGATAGTTTTTACTTTCTGAAAATCAGGGCAGAACTAATAGATGGAAGCGTTCTTTACATCAGGGAGTTTGTATCGGAAGAGGAGTACAGTTACTCTTTCCAATGGCAGAAAGACGGGAAGCTTATAGTCCGCTGGGACAACGCGCCACATCACAGAGACATTGAAACTTTTCCCCACCACAAGCACGTTGGCTCACAAGACAACATCCAGCCTTCAAAAAAGATCTCCCTTGAAGACATCTTGAGAGTTATTGAGGAGAAAATTAAACCCTCGTCATCAACTTCTACCCCTCTACGCTGA